One window of the Archaeoglobus sulfaticallidus PM70-1 genome contains the following:
- a CDS encoding HsdM family class I SAM-dependent methyltransferase, giving the protein MNPDLRGVVDRFDFIEFTTNRENIEILRQLVELFSKTPLANVSPDVLGDAYEWVLRYFAPQKAKEGEVYTPREVVKLLIKILNPKPMESVYDPACGSGGMLIQAYEHVEEKYGRNEAKKLFLFGQEANATTYALCKMNMLIHEIRDAKIEIGDTLLFPKFKEGEVSPSFFSSLTASKICLSQTSYSPSPVHPAEHPSQTF; this is encoded by the coding sequence ATGAATCCTGACTTGCGGGGAGTCGTTGATAGATTCGACTTCATAGAGTTCACGACAAACAGGGAGAACATAGAGATACTCAGACAGCTCGTTGAGCTATTCAGTAAAACACCCCTTGCCAATGTCTCTCCTGATGTCCTTGGAGATGCTTACGAATGGGTTCTCCGTTATTTCGCTCCACAAAAGGCAAAAGAAGGGGAAGTTTACACGCCGAGAGAAGTTGTTAAACTGCTTATCAAAATTCTCAATCCCAAACCAATGGAATCGGTTTACGACCCAGCTTGCGGCTCAGGTGGTATGCTCATTCAGGCTTACGAGCATGTTGAAGAGAAGTATGGTAGAAACGAAGCCAAGAAGCTGTTTCTGTTTGGTCAGGAAGCAAATGCCACAACCTACGCTTTGTGCAAAATGAACATGCTGATTCATGAGATAAGAGATGCGAAAATTGAAATTGGTGATACGCTGCTTTTCCCGAAGTTTAAGGAAGGGGAAGTGAGCCCTTCTTTTTTCAGCTCATTAACGGCTTCTAAAATATGTTTAAGTCAAACTAGCTACTCACCCTCTCCAGTGCATCCAGCAGAACATCCCTCTCAAACCTTCTGA
- a CDS encoding endonuclease NucS domain-containing protein, which translates to MATLKKVKLSNEKELHSIIEKELDALEEGLELLQYEFATSKGIPDFLCVDSGGRLVIIEVKVGEDENILFQALRYYSEISKIKYVVANMFPDKKIKPELEPRIILISERFSDDLRRLATLVTPEVELYEYAVLQDKDGKMGIYFHQVTIPKIEELPPAPPSFDELENYITDEKLREAYKIAISSIESIADDIEKYPTRSYVGFRFRGRLIGYVYPHRKSFDVGTTVLDENGRVIEDSFIRVEEPETDISDILEKIRRNYEILKQRR; encoded by the coding sequence ATGGCCACATTAAAGAAAGTTAAATTGAGTAACGAAAAGGAATTACACTCAATAATTGAAAAAGAGCTTGATGCACTGGAAGAGGGTTTGGAACTTCTCCAATATGAATTTGCAACATCAAAAGGAATTCCAGATTTCCTTTGTGTGGATAGCGGTGGAAGATTGGTAATTATCGAGGTAAAAGTTGGTGAAGATGAGAATATACTGTTTCAGGCCCTGAGGTACTACAGCGAAATAAGCAAAATCAAGTATGTAGTTGCAAACATGTTCCCAGACAAAAAAATAAAACCAGAACTGGAGCCGAGAATAATTCTAATTTCAGAGAGATTTTCCGACGATTTGAGAAGGTTAGCTACACTTGTAACCCCAGAAGTGGAACTTTACGAATACGCTGTCCTCCAAGATAAAGATGGAAAAATGGGAATATATTTCCATCAAGTAACCATACCTAAGATTGAAGAGTTGCCCCCAGCTCCTCCGAGTTTTGATGAGCTTGAGAACTACATTACAGACGAAAAGTTAAGGGAGGCATACAAAATAGCTATAAGCTCTATTGAAAGCATAGCTGATGACATAGAGAAGTATCCCACCAGAAGCTATGTTGGATTCAGATTTAGAGGTAGATTAATCGGCTATGTATATCCCCACAGGAAGTCTTTTGATGTTGGAACTACAGTATTAGATGAGAATGGCAGAGTAATAGAAGATTCATTCATTAGAGTCGAGGAACCAGAAACCGATATCAGTGACATTCTGGAAAAAATCAGAAGAAACTACGAAATATTAAAACAGAGGCGTTAA
- a CDS encoding type II toxin-antitoxin system CcdA family antitoxin, whose translation MRYSFMPRPNLGKVRVNLTIRKDVLEASRQYIDNLSQFLEDFLLEVLKWLITNNKNL comes from the coding sequence ATGCGTTATTCTTTCATGCCACGCCCAAACCTTGGGAAAGTCAGAGTGAACCTCACTATTCGGAAGGATGTCCTAGAAGCTTCAAGGCAATACATTGACAACCTGTCCCAGTTTCTCGAAGACTTCCTTCTGGAGGTTCTTAAATGGTTAATTACCAATAACAAAAATCTATAG
- a CDS encoding EVE domain-containing protein, which produces MAYWLCITNEENWKVIKEKNVWGVPERHKNTIAKVKPGDKLLIYLKQERIKDDVKEPRIVGAYEATSEVFKDSKRVFKTPPGMGNETFPLRIKLKPVKIFEKSVEFKPLIPKLKFITNKKKWSGHLMGKAMREIPEEDYKLIVSSV; this is translated from the coding sequence ATGGCATACTGGCTCTGCATAACAAATGAAGAGAATTGGAAGGTAATTAAAGAGAAAAATGTATGGGGTGTTCCTGAAAGGCACAAAAACACCATTGCAAAGGTTAAACCTGGCGATAAACTCCTGATTTACCTGAAGCAGGAAAGAATTAAAGATGATGTCAAAGAGCCACGAATCGTTGGTGCTTATGAAGCAACGTCTGAAGTCTTTAAAGACTCTAAAAGAGTGTTCAAAACACCACCTGGCATGGGCAATGAAACATTTCCTCTGAGAATAAAGCTGAAGCCCGTAAAAATATTCGAAAAGTCAGTTGAATTTAAGCCACTAATTCCAAAACTGAAGTTTATAACAAACAAGAAGAAGTGGAGCGGGCACTTGATGGGCAAGGCAATGAGGGAGATTCCTGAGGAAGACTATAAACTCATCGTTAGCAGCGTTTAA
- a CDS encoding type II toxin-antitoxin system HicB family antitoxin, producing MSTRSNSEEDEGYIAVVPELLGCSAFGETEEEALKEIKVAIELWIWAAKKEGRKILKPIRCLANHHLSLNSNDSKPKTNSFFISP from the coding sequence ATCAGTACACGATCAAACAGTGAGGAGGATGAAGGATACATTGCTGTAGTTCCTGAGCTGCTTGGCTGCTCTGCTTTTGGTGAAACTGAAGAAGAGGCGTTGAAGGAGATTAAAGTAGCAATCGAGCTATGGATTTGGGCTGCTAAGAAAGAGGGGAGAAAAATCCTAAAACCAATAAGGTGCTTAGCAAACCACCACCTCAGTCTAAATTCTAACGACTCCAAACCAAAAACAAATTCCTTCTTCATTTCTCCATAA
- a CDS encoding tyrosine-type recombinase/integrase: MDLEQFEEVEKWLNNVKGGSKPTYRAGLTLFCQWCGLNPAQLLDEAEEDRKKSRRERGKPEARLMEFYNYLINEKKVAKKTATLYFTAVRSFYKWNGFPLNVKTPKAAPKKENRKAVITPEIVKKLVDHASTLRDRAIILFLFQGGFDVSTLCSLNYGDVKNELEAEKIPMMIHVVREKEEVEYFTFVGRDAVEVLKAYLNDRRAKGEELKYDTPLFIKDKAKRRKGERISPHHIQNMLRETAIKAGLITKEEMDKVDFNPYRPHALRAAFSSILRLNGFDPVLVDFMMGHSIPYNGAYLIPPPEKVRQMYAEVEAQLSISTAVKDVSEIEEKLNTYKKILEDVQAENKRLREQFNALWEEVRIMNELFAQIVENPEMLSTLKEMYGIVKEMEKNPMLRMKLMELKESLQ; this comes from the coding sequence ATGGATTTAGAACAGTTCGAAGAAGTTGAAAAGTGGCTTAACAATGTTAAAGGTGGAAGCAAGCCAACATACAGAGCAGGACTCACACTTTTCTGTCAATGGTGTGGATTAAATCCTGCTCAACTTCTTGATGAGGCAGAAGAGGACAGGAAGAAGTCAAGAAGGGAAAGGGGAAAGCCTGAAGCAAGACTGATGGAATTCTACAACTATCTAATAAATGAGAAGAAAGTAGCAAAGAAGACTGCAACGCTGTACTTCACAGCAGTCAGGAGCTTTTACAAGTGGAATGGTTTTCCGCTCAACGTTAAAACTCCCAAAGCAGCACCTAAGAAGGAGAACAGGAAGGCTGTAATAACTCCTGAGATTGTAAAAAAGCTTGTTGACCACGCCTCAACACTGAGAGATAGAGCGATTATCCTGTTTCTATTCCAGGGAGGTTTCGATGTCTCAACGCTCTGCAGTCTGAATTATGGAGATGTGAAGAATGAGCTTGAAGCAGAAAAAATTCCTATGATGATTCATGTTGTCAGGGAGAAAGAGGAAGTCGAGTATTTCACATTCGTTGGCAGGGATGCCGTTGAGGTGTTGAAGGCTTATCTGAACGACAGGAGAGCTAAGGGGGAGGAGCTGAAGTACGACACCCCCCTCTTCATAAAAGATAAGGCGAAGAGGAGAAAGGGAGAGAGAATCAGCCCACATCACATTCAGAACATGCTCAGGGAGACAGCCATTAAAGCTGGACTGATAACGAAAGAGGAAATGGATAAAGTCGACTTTAATCCATACCGCCCACATGCTTTGAGAGCAGCTTTTTCATCCATACTCAGGCTGAACGGATTCGATCCTGTGCTGGTTGACTTCATGATGGGCCACTCAATTCCGTACAATGGAGCGTATCTGATTCCTCCGCCTGAGAAGGTAAGGCAGATGTATGCTGAAGTTGAGGCCCAGCTCAGCATTTCTACAGCTGTGAAAGATGTGAGTGAGATTGAGGAGAAGTTGAACACGTATAAGAAGATACTTGAGGACGTGCAGGCTGAGAACAAGAGGTTGAGGGAGCAGTTTAATGCTCTGTGGGAAGAAGTCAGGATAATGAACGAACTTTTCGCTCAGATTGTGGAGAATCCTGAGATGCTGAGCACGCTTAAAGAGATGTATGGGATTGTGAAGGAAATGGAGAAGAATCCGATGCTGAGGATGAAGTTGATGGAACTTAAGGAAAGTTTACAGTAG
- a CDS encoding type I restriction-modification system subunit M N-terminal domain-containing protein, protein MDYKYILILLFLKRISDKWKMEFELAKREAIEDGLSEEEAEKEAMSTTYHDFALTKELLWDNIREDVSKLPERLANAFKNLQR, encoded by the coding sequence GTGGATTACAAGTACATACTCATTCTCCTCTTCCTGAAGAGGATAAGCGATAAATGGAAAATGGAGTTCGAACTTGCAAAGAGGGAGGCAATAGAAGATGGTTTGAGTGAAGAAGAAGCTGAAAAAGAAGCAATGAGCACAACATACCACGATTTTGCACTAACAAAAGAGCTATTGTGGGACAACATAAGAGAGGATGTTAGCAAGCTGCCCGAAAGGCTTGCAAATGCCTTCAAAAACTTGCAGAGATGA
- a CDS encoding SHOCT domain-containing protein, producing the protein MEEEKPLKQDIARYFGGHLKYPLKSGRFFDIGGTTQTGVNGWLRLFHDRIEFEKSALRQSKRWKIIIPFESILVDNVTFVEKDSGDATAIGGGMATPIPFSPIPIGVGAGGGFISKIGNLNLLVIPYMDENGIKHAPRFQIKGLIRDKTQEWAEALYEKLAELNRRKSEIERNYRSSEEADVFEKLKKLKELHDAGILTDEEFEEKKKKLLDML; encoded by the coding sequence ATGGAAGAAGAAAAACCGCTAAAACAAGACATTGCCCGTTATTTTGGTGGACATCTAAAATATCCCCTAAAGTCAGGTAGATTTTTTGATATTGGTGGTACTACACAAACAGGAGTTAATGGCTGGTTAAGACTGTTTCACGATAGAATAGAGTTCGAAAAATCTGCTTTAAGACAATCCAAAAGATGGAAGATAATCATCCCATTCGAAAGCATTTTGGTTGATAACGTTACTTTTGTTGAGAAAGATTCAGGTGATGCAACAGCAATCGGTGGCGGGATGGCAACCCCAATCCCTTTTTCACCGATACCTATAGGAGTTGGAGCTGGAGGGGGATTTATTTCAAAGATAGGAAATCTAAACCTGTTGGTTATTCCGTACATGGATGAGAATGGAATCAAACACGCTCCAAGATTTCAGATTAAAGGACTCATAAGAGACAAAACGCAGGAATGGGCTGAAGCCCTTTATGAAAAACTTGCAGAACTAAACAGACGTAAATCAGAAATAGAGAGAAACTACAGGAGTTCTGAGGAAGCTGATGTTTTTGAAAAGCTAAAGAAGTTGAAAGAATTACACGATGCAGGTATACTTACCGATGAGGAGTTTGAGGAAAAGAAGAAGAAATTGCTGGATATGTTGTAA
- a CDS encoding site-specific integrase has product MDRGKYAHLLKDPDLKRWYMNLSRGSEVTADVNLRRLGRFCEIMGVKPNKLLNMDDRSLKNLILDFIGIMEKEKYAGSYIYSFIKSVKSWLRFNDRELRVNIKIRDSHEHPNTFNERVPTQKELKSVLLSGDKRARVACSLIAFSGLRIQVLGNYRGIDGLKVMDFPEMTVSNGEVEFEVVPTMVVVRPAISKVGHQYFTFLGEEGCTYLKEYLEERMRMGEKMDRNSPIITPRAASFRGRHISTINIGDIIRQAIRRAGFDWRPYVLRHYFDTQLLLAESKGLVIRDYRVFWMGHKGDIEHQYTTNRNRLPEDLVEDMRESYARASVYLETEMTSSFNSAADKLRYEYRRTMLMIAGVSEEDIESMDLASMSEEEFIQFFREKMLDGEQNDGQNGGQNSQRVVDIDEAENLINSGWEFVATLPNGKIVVKRG; this is encoded by the coding sequence ATGGATCGAGGCAAGTATGCCCACCTCTTGAAGGATCCCGATTTGAAGAGGTGGTATATGAACCTCTCAAGAGGTTCTGAAGTAACCGCAGATGTTAATCTTAGAAGATTGGGGAGATTTTGTGAAATAATGGGTGTAAAACCGAATAAGCTGCTGAATATGGACGATAGATCATTGAAAAACCTGATTCTTGACTTTATCGGAATCATGGAAAAGGAGAAGTATGCAGGGAGCTACATCTACTCGTTCATCAAGTCGGTGAAGTCTTGGCTCAGGTTCAATGATAGAGAACTCAGAGTGAATATCAAGATCAGGGACTCCCACGAACACCCTAACACATTTAACGAGAGAGTACCCACTCAGAAAGAGCTTAAATCAGTATTGCTTTCTGGAGATAAAAGGGCGAGAGTTGCATGCTCCCTCATAGCATTCTCAGGACTAAGAATCCAGGTTCTGGGGAATTATAGGGGGATTGACGGGTTGAAGGTCATGGACTTTCCCGAAATGACCGTCTCAAACGGAGAAGTTGAGTTCGAAGTAGTTCCTACGATGGTGGTTGTCAGGCCTGCCATAAGCAAGGTGGGACACCAGTACTTCACGTTTCTTGGTGAAGAAGGATGCACTTACCTGAAAGAATACCTTGAGGAAAGGATGAGGATGGGTGAAAAGATGGACAGAAACTCACCAATCATAACTCCTCGGGCTGCGTCATTTAGAGGCAGACACATCTCAACCATAAACATTGGAGACATTATCAGGCAGGCCATAAGAAGGGCTGGATTTGACTGGCGTCCCTATGTGCTCAGACACTACTTCGACACCCAGCTCCTGCTGGCTGAGTCCAAGGGCTTAGTTATCAGAGACTACAGAGTGTTCTGGATGGGTCACAAGGGGGACATAGAGCACCAGTACACCACCAACAGAAACAGGCTGCCTGAAGATCTCGTGGAGGACATGAGAGAATCTTATGCAAGAGCCTCTGTCTACTTGGAGACGGAAATGACGAGCAGTTTCAACAGCGCAGCAGATAAGCTTAGATATGAATATAGAAGGACCATGCTGATGATTGCAGGAGTGAGCGAGGAGGATATTGAATCTATGGATCTAGCTTCCATGAGCGAGGAGGAGTTCATACAGTTCTTCAGGGAAAAGATGCTTGACGGCGAACAGAACGATGGTCAGAACGGTGGGCAGAATAGCCAGAGGGTGGTTGACATTGATGAGGCAGAGAATTTGATCAACTCGGGCTGGGAGTTTGTTGCAACGCTTCCAAACGGGAAGATTGTTGTTAAGCGTGGGTGA
- a CDS encoding DUF2283 domain-containing protein: MAEEVKKIVNAIPMLLNFPAKRFHVDYDKEADVLYISFERPQKATDTEVTDEGILLRFRENKLVGITILNASRFKVKA, translated from the coding sequence ATGGCAGAAGAAGTGAAAAAGATAGTTAATGCGATCCCAATGCTTCTGAATTTTCCCGCAAAGAGGTTTCATGTTGATTACGATAAGGAAGCTGATGTCCTCTACATAAGCTTTGAAAGACCTCAGAAAGCTACGGATACGGAAGTTACAGATGAGGGTATCCTGCTGAGATTCAGAGAAAACAAGCTTGTAGGCATAACAATCCTTAACGCGAGCAGGTTTAAAGTGAAGGCATAG
- a CDS encoding lamin tail domain-containing protein — translation MGLTTSSISQNGGWKAYEFTKSIIEGKYVYIEFDETAGFTGYYGRLLAYVYLENGTDFTAMLVEGGYARVYVEGEFKKESYYLQLEEEAKRERRGLWSILATATPSGAISIEIVEVHYDAGGPDVDDRDMLNDEYIVIVNSGSISINLEGWRLRDEAGFTYTFSNVALDAGGTVTVHTGIGGDYDGHLHWNRKSPVWNNDHDTAYLYNAEGELVDKYSW, via the coding sequence ATGGGATTGACGACCTCGAGTATCTCGCAGAATGGGGGGTGGAAAGCGTACGAGTTTACCAAGAGTATAATTGAAGGAAAATACGTTTACATAGAATTTGACGAGACTGCTGGATTCACTGGCTACTATGGTCGACTTCTTGCCTACGTTTACCTAGAAAATGGTACAGACTTCACGGCGATGCTCGTTGAGGGGGGATACGCAAGGGTTTACGTTGAGGGAGAGTTCAAAAAGGAGAGTTACTACTTGCAGCTTGAAGAGGAAGCAAAGAGAGAGAGAAGAGGGCTGTGGAGCATACTTGCAACTGCAACGCCGTCTGGAGCAATATCTATTGAGATTGTTGAAGTCCACTACGATGCAGGAGGGCCTGATGTTGACGACAGAGACATGCTGAACGATGAGTACATTGTCATTGTAAACTCAGGAAGCATTTCCATTAACCTCGAAGGCTGGAGGCTGAGGGATGAAGCTGGTTTCACATACACGTTCTCGAACGTGGCTCTTGATGCTGGGGGAACGGTTACTGTACACACAGGAATTGGAGGAGATTATGATGGGCATCTGCACTGGAATAGAAAATCACCAGTCTGGAACAACGACCACGACACAGCTTATCTCTACAATGCAGAGGGTGAGCTTGTGGATAAATACAGCTGGTGA
- a CDS encoding competence protein CoiA family protein, with amino-acid sequence MPEVKYDIALDSEGKYVSILNAEKGLKYYCPECKGEFIVRKGKIRAWHFAHKGGIPPSCSGESAKHALMKHKLYYLLSNTGKLYVVYHCERCGSYHYRDIKVNYVRIEEEIGSVRPDVSVIYKANKKLAIEVVHRNPLDVEKEGVFKREDISFLEVWCEDNSRFLEEVVEIKIPVFVPQDGYSLVHELVQEIGDNRALLFYRKCRLLDRECLLDVLKSRNFRIIDNMNIKSWIKKVRAKGKCGTIFNVERENGVIFAKTKEQGSVVLAPNVYQGDCVWGVPSYMLTRRDSLSEPSVEWAIFVGKMYGLLVFSEELFEDFDELIDEVFNYANNTKMNTLLPFLGIDSPSEYEFELGAFKQILESVSEFYGCYTVSAQRKFIKPKNKHKRPKENSIIETIILKTLGELDRPTTAYELSIMTKIPIWDVLIALNKLVSSGEVCQIKGYFSIKK; translated from the coding sequence ATGCCTGAAGTGAAGTATGACATAGCACTTGACTCTGAAGGAAAATACGTCTCCATCCTAAATGCAGAAAAAGGCTTGAAATACTACTGTCCAGAATGTAAAGGAGAATTTATAGTCAGAAAAGGAAAAATCAGAGCATGGCATTTTGCACATAAAGGCGGTATACCGCCAAGTTGTAGCGGAGAATCAGCAAAGCATGCTTTGATGAAACACAAATTGTATTATCTCTTAAGCAACACTGGCAAGCTGTATGTTGTTTACCACTGTGAGCGATGTGGGAGTTACCATTATAGAGACATCAAGGTGAATTATGTGCGTATCGAGGAGGAAATAGGAAGTGTTAGACCTGATGTATCCGTAATTTATAAAGCTAACAAAAAACTAGCAATCGAAGTTGTTCACAGAAACCCTCTGGACGTAGAGAAAGAGGGTGTATTCAAGAGAGAAGATATTAGTTTTCTGGAAGTCTGGTGTGAAGACAACTCAAGATTTCTTGAAGAGGTTGTTGAGATCAAAATACCAGTATTTGTTCCGCAGGATGGTTATAGCCTCGTCCACGAATTGGTCCAAGAAATTGGCGACAATCGTGCTTTGTTATTCTATAGAAAGTGTCGCCTATTGGATAGAGAATGTCTTCTAGATGTCTTAAAGTCTAGGAATTTCAGGATAATTGACAACATGAACATCAAGAGCTGGATAAAAAAAGTGAGAGCAAAAGGTAAATGTGGTACAATTTTCAACGTTGAACGGGAAAATGGAGTAATATTTGCAAAAACCAAGGAGCAGGGAAGTGTGGTACTAGCACCCAATGTCTATCAAGGAGATTGTGTGTGGGGTGTTCCTAGTTACATGCTCACACGCCGAGATTCTCTCAGCGAACCCTCTGTTGAATGGGCCATATTCGTGGGTAAGATGTATGGATTGTTAGTTTTCAGCGAAGAACTTTTTGAAGACTTTGATGAACTCATTGATGAAGTTTTTAATTACGCGAATAATACTAAAATGAATACTCTATTGCCATTTCTAGGCATTGATTCACCTTCTGAGTACGAGTTCGAGTTAGGTGCGTTCAAACAGATTCTCGAAAGTGTCTCTGAATTCTATGGATGTTACACAGTATCTGCTCAAAGGAAATTCATAAAACCAAAAAACAAACATAAAAGGCCAAAAGAAAACTCAATTATCGAAACCATTATTTTGAAGACTTTAGGAGAGCTAGATAGGCCCACTACAGCCTACGAGTTGAGTATCATGACAAAGATTCCAATATGGGATGTTTTAATAGCTCTAAACAAACTTGTTTCCTCAGGAGAAGTTTGTCAGATAAAGGGGTACTTCTCAATAAAGAAGTAA
- a CDS encoding EVE domain-containing protein, which translates to MTYWLCITTEENWNVIKEKNIWGVPERHKNTIAKVKPGDKLLIYLKQERDKDKVVEPRIVAVYEAVSEVFRDSKKIFKTPAGMGSESFPLRIKLKSVRIFDKPVEFKPLIPKLKFIKNKQKWTGHLIGKAMREIPEEDYGLIMSVAE; encoded by the coding sequence ATGACATACTGGCTCTGCATAACAACCGAAGAAAATTGGAATGTAATTAAAGAGAAAAACATCTGGGGAGTTCCCGAACGCCATAAAAACACCATTGCAAAGGTCAAACCCGGAGACAAACTTCTGATCTACCTCAAACAGGAAAGAGATAAAGATAAGGTCGTGGAACCCCGAATTGTGGCTGTTTATGAAGCAGTATCAGAGGTTTTCAGAGACAGCAAGAAGATCTTCAAAACCCCTGCAGGAATGGGCAGCGAAAGCTTTCCTCTGAGGATTAAACTCAAATCAGTCAGAATCTTCGATAAGCCTGTTGAGTTCAAACCACTAATTCCAAAGCTAAAATTCATCAAAAACAAGCAGAAGTGGACCGGTCATCTAATAGGAAAGGCGATGAGAGAAATCCCTGAAGAAGACTACGGGCTAATCATGAGCGTGGCAGAATGA